One Chordicoccus furentiruminis DNA window includes the following coding sequences:
- a CDS encoding GNAT family N-acetyltransferase, with protein sequence MTRNPEEAVIRVLSEGDLGAKRATRPLYEQAFDDPEDFVDYYYADKCADNRMVIAESPEGKLLSMAHLNPYTLCVMGHAVKSAYIVAVATDRAHRHKGLMTQVLSRVFTLCASEHMPLIWLLPVDPAIYTPSGFEVICDYQKDGSLPYGEVRASCDIYCLRDRTYLRRQAIEEKLDEEDASEALPADPKIMMKVTDPAALRGLLPDADGAGTLYDALRRCRCYFREEV encoded by the coding sequence ATGACACGGAATCCTGAGGAAGCGGTGATCCGGGTGCTTTCCGAAGGCGATCTCGGCGCGAAGCGCGCCACGCGGCCGCTCTATGAGCAGGCCTTCGATGATCCGGAGGACTTTGTCGACTACTATTACGCGGATAAATGCGCGGACAACCGGATGGTGATCGCGGAATCGCCGGAAGGGAAGCTTCTGTCGATGGCGCATCTCAATCCCTATACGCTTTGCGTCATGGGACACGCGGTGAAGAGCGCGTATATCGTGGCGGTCGCGACGGACCGGGCGCACCGGCATAAGGGGCTGATGACGCAGGTGCTCTCTCGTGTGTTTACGCTCTGCGCGTCGGAGCATATGCCGCTGATCTGGCTCCTTCCGGTGGATCCGGCGATTTACACGCCGTCGGGTTTTGAGGTGATCTGCGACTATCAGAAGGACGGCTCGCTGCCTTATGGCGAGGTGCGGGCGTCCTGCGACATCTACTGCCTCCGCGACCGGACGTATCTCCGGCGTCAGGCGATCGAGGAGAAGCTTGACGAGGAGGACGCCTCTGAGGCGCTCCCCGCGGACCCGAAGATTATGATGAAGGTGACGGACCCGGCAGCGCTCCGAGGTCTTCTGCCGGACGCAGACGGCGCAGGGACGCTCTATGACGCCCTGCGCCGCTGCCGCTGTTATTTCAGAGAGGAAGTCTGA
- a CDS encoding [FeFe] hydrogenase, group A, whose translation MVKLTIDNIPVTCPEGTTIMDAAAMSGIPIPHLCYLKGINEIAACRVCIVEISGTERLVPACDNTVQEGMVVHTNSPRVREARRTNVELLMSQHSGECMSCVRSGNCSLQTIANDLNILDDNPYPKDLPVSRWDREAPLFKDAAKCIKCMRCVNVCDKIQDMRIWDVAGTGGYTGVGVSLNREIMQADCTFCGQCITHCPTGALRERDDTGKVFRALGDPDKVVIAQVAPAVRAAWGEDFGMSREQATEGRMVAALKKLGFDYVFDTNFGADMTIMEEASEFLDQLSHPESHRFPMFTSCCPGWVRFMKSQFPDMTGQLSTTKSPHQMFGATIKSYFAEMKGIDPHRIVVVSVMPCLAKKAECAEPNQNDACGDPDVDLVITTREMNRMLRADHILPQILGESAFDEPLGIASGAGQIFGITGGVMEAALRTAYFAVTGTNPEPDAFKNVRGMDGWKEATFEMGGKTLRVAVASGLGNTRKLLTALRAGKVSYDFVEIMACPGGCSGGGGMPIHDGFNLTAERGAELYGLDAHNRIRFSHENPGVRKLYADYFGKPLSEKAEKLLHTDHFGWEMPPCPYPYREAAE comes from the coding sequence ATGGTAAAGCTGACCATCGACAACATTCCGGTCACCTGTCCGGAAGGAACGACGATTATGGATGCGGCGGCGATGTCCGGCATTCCGATCCCGCATCTCTGCTATCTGAAGGGCATCAACGAAATCGCCGCCTGCCGCGTCTGCATCGTCGAGATCAGCGGCACGGAACGTCTCGTCCCGGCCTGCGACAATACGGTGCAGGAGGGCATGGTGGTTCACACCAACAGTCCCCGCGTCCGCGAGGCGCGCCGGACCAACGTGGAGCTGCTGATGTCACAGCACAGCGGCGAGTGCATGAGCTGCGTGCGCTCCGGCAACTGCTCCCTTCAGACCATCGCCAATGATCTCAACATCCTCGACGACAATCCTTACCCGAAGGATCTTCCCGTCAGCCGCTGGGACCGGGAGGCGCCGCTTTTCAAGGACGCCGCGAAATGCATCAAATGCATGCGCTGCGTCAACGTCTGCGACAAGATTCAGGACATGCGCATCTGGGACGTGGCCGGCACAGGCGGGTACACCGGCGTGGGCGTCTCGCTGAACCGGGAGATCATGCAGGCGGACTGCACGTTCTGCGGCCAGTGCATCACCCACTGTCCCACCGGCGCGCTGCGCGAGCGTGACGACACAGGGAAGGTGTTCCGCGCGCTGGGAGACCCGGACAAGGTCGTGATCGCCCAGGTGGCGCCGGCCGTCCGCGCCGCGTGGGGCGAGGATTTCGGCATGAGCCGCGAGCAGGCCACCGAGGGCCGTATGGTGGCGGCCCTCAAAAAGCTCGGCTTCGACTATGTGTTCGACACCAACTTCGGGGCGGATATGACGATCATGGAGGAGGCGAGTGAGTTTCTCGATCAGCTCTCCCATCCCGAGTCCCACCGCTTCCCGATGTTCACCTCCTGCTGTCCCGGCTGGGTGCGCTTCATGAAGAGCCAGTTCCCGGACATGACCGGCCAGCTCTCCACGACAAAATCGCCGCACCAGATGTTCGGCGCGACGATCAAGTCGTATTTCGCTGAGATGAAGGGAATCGATCCCCACCGGATCGTTGTCGTCTCGGTGATGCCCTGTCTGGCCAAGAAGGCGGAGTGCGCGGAGCCGAACCAGAACGATGCCTGCGGTGACCCGGACGTCGATCTCGTGATCACCACCCGGGAGATGAACCGGATGCTGCGGGCCGACCACATCCTGCCCCAGATCCTCGGCGAGTCCGCCTTCGACGAGCCGCTCGGCATCGCCTCCGGCGCCGGGCAGATCTTCGGCATCACCGGCGGCGTGATGGAGGCCGCGCTCCGGACGGCATACTTCGCGGTCACCGGTACGAATCCGGAACCGGATGCATTCAAAAATGTACGCGGGATGGACGGATGGAAGGAAGCGACGTTCGAGATGGGCGGAAAGACGCTCCGCGTCGCGGTCGCCTCCGGACTCGGCAATACGCGAAAGCTTCTGACAGCGCTCAGAGCCGGGAAGGTCTCCTACGATTTCGTGGAGATCATGGCGTGTCCGGGCGGATGCTCAGGCGGAGGCGGCATGCCGATCCACGACGGCTTCAATCTGACGGCCGAGCGCGGCGCCGAGCTCTACGGTCTCGATGCGCACAACCGGATCCGCTTCTCCCACGAGAATCCCGGCGTCCGGAAGCTCTACGCCGACTACTTCGGCAAGCCGCTCTCCGAAAAGGCGGAAAAGCTGCTCCACACCGATCACTTCGGATGGGAGATGCCGCCCTGCCCGTACCCGTACCGGGAGGCGGCGGAATAA
- a CDS encoding NAD(P)-binding protein, which produces MSRLTVRTKSQSQTVIEGLYKDLERRIVASPPGLCPVDMAASFLRLCHAQTCGKCVPCRIGLGQLETLLQSVLDGTATEETVNLIEKTARVIKNTADCAIGFEAAEMVLKGVLGFRDDYLEHVRHHRCLGSLNQPVPCVALCPAGVDIPGYIALVRAGRCADAVRLIRKDNPFPVSCGLICEHPCEARCRRNMIDSSVNIRGLKRYATDHAGDVPFPARAERTGKRVAVIGGGPSGLSAACYLALMGHDVKIFEQRKELGGMLRYGIPSYRLPREMLDRDIQSILSIGGIETETGVSIGKDIWLETLQKDYDAVYIAIGAHTDKKLGLEGEDGRGVVSAVEMLRAIGMGHMPDFRGQSVVIVGGGNVAMDCTRSAMRLGASRVTCVYRRRQIDMTALQEEVEGAIAEGCEIVTMEAPVRIELDEHEQVKGLVVQPQITGPIDSSGRPRPMKAGKPERLIPCDRIIVAIGQGVETKEFEDGGIPVRRGRFDALSSGSVENNEGTFAGGDCVSGPATVIRAIGAGKVAAANIDEYLGYHHQITVDVEIPAPVPEDKPAFGRVQMKNREAADRKNDFDLMECGMSREEAMQESGRCLRCDHFGYGVFKGGRERKW; this is translated from the coding sequence GTGAGCAGACTAACTGTCAGGACAAAATCCCAGTCCCAGACCGTCATCGAGGGACTTTACAAAGACCTGGAGCGCCGCATCGTCGCCAGCCCGCCCGGGCTCTGCCCCGTGGATATGGCCGCTTCCTTTCTCCGGCTCTGCCACGCGCAGACCTGCGGCAAATGCGTCCCCTGCCGGATCGGGCTCGGCCAGCTCGAGACGCTGCTTCAGAGCGTGCTCGACGGCACGGCGACGGAGGAGACCGTGAATCTCATCGAAAAGACCGCGCGCGTCATCAAAAACACGGCCGACTGCGCCATCGGCTTCGAGGCCGCCGAAATGGTGCTGAAGGGCGTTCTGGGCTTCCGCGACGACTATCTCGAGCATGTGCGGCATCACCGCTGTCTCGGCTCCCTCAACCAGCCTGTGCCATGCGTCGCGCTCTGTCCGGCCGGCGTGGACATCCCCGGCTACATCGCGCTGGTGCGCGCGGGCCGCTGCGCGGACGCCGTACGCCTCATCCGCAAGGACAATCCGTTCCCCGTCTCCTGCGGACTGATCTGCGAGCATCCCTGCGAGGCGCGCTGCCGCCGGAATATGATTGACTCCTCCGTCAACATCCGCGGACTGAAGCGGTACGCAACGGACCACGCCGGTGACGTGCCCTTCCCGGCGCGCGCGGAGCGGACCGGGAAGCGGGTCGCCGTCATCGGAGGCGGTCCCTCCGGTCTCTCGGCCGCCTGCTATCTGGCGCTGATGGGCCATGACGTGAAGATCTTCGAACAGCGGAAGGAACTGGGCGGCATGCTCCGCTACGGCATCCCGAGCTATCGTCTCCCCCGGGAGATGCTGGACCGCGACATTCAGTCGATCCTCTCCATCGGAGGCATCGAGACGGAGACAGGCGTCAGCATCGGCAAAGATATCTGGCTCGAAACGCTTCAGAAGGACTACGACGCGGTCTACATCGCCATCGGCGCCCATACAGACAAGAAGCTGGGGCTTGAGGGCGAGGACGGCCGGGGCGTCGTCTCCGCCGTGGAGATGCTCCGCGCCATCGGGATGGGCCATATGCCCGACTTCCGCGGCCAGTCCGTCGTGATCGTCGGCGGAGGCAACGTCGCCATGGACTGCACGCGTTCCGCGATGCGTCTGGGCGCCAGCCGCGTGACCTGTGTCTACCGCCGCCGCCAGATCGACATGACCGCACTGCAGGAGGAGGTGGAGGGAGCCATCGCCGAGGGCTGCGAGATCGTCACGATGGAGGCGCCGGTCCGGATCGAGCTTGACGAGCATGAGCAGGTGAAGGGGCTGGTCGTCCAGCCCCAGATCACCGGCCCCATCGACAGCTCCGGCCGTCCACGCCCGATGAAGGCGGGTAAGCCCGAGCGGCTGATCCCCTGCGACCGGATCATCGTCGCGATCGGCCAGGGCGTCGAGACGAAGGAATTCGAGGACGGCGGCATCCCGGTCCGCAGAGGCCGCTTCGACGCGCTCTCCTCCGGCAGCGTAGAGAACAACGAGGGCACCTTCGCGGGCGGCGACTGCGTCAGCGGACCCGCCACCGTGATCCGGGCGATCGGCGCGGGCAAGGTGGCCGCCGCCAACATCGACGAATACCTCGGATACCATCACCAGATCACGGTCGACGTGGAAATCCCGGCTCCGGTTCCGGAGGACAAGCCGGCCTTCGGACGCGTCCAGATGAAGAACCGGGAGGCCGCGGACCGCAAGAACGACTTTGACCTGATGGAGTGCGGCATGAGCCGGGAGGAAGCGATGCAGGAATCCGGCCGCTGTCTCCGCTGCGACCACTTCGGCTACGGCGTATTCAAAGGAGGGAGAGAACGCAAATGGTAA
- a CDS encoding anthranilate synthase component I family protein yields MPKPDLDALRALAADGRYNIAPVTAELLADVITPVGLLRKLMNVSDHVFILDSAEDKENWGRYTFLGYDPRMEITCSDGVMRIDGRETETKRPEDSLRRILASRRSPRVEGLPSFTGGLVGYFSYDYLKYPEPCLRLDAKDTEGFRDLDLMLFDNVIAFDHFAQKIILIVNISLTGDLEEEYGRASRKIGEMKELIFRGEPKRETGGKLKSPFRPYFTKDAYCAMVEKAKRHIFEGDIFQIVLSNRLEADFEGSLLNTYRVLRTLNPSPYMFYFSGASMEVAGASPETLVKLEDGVLHTFPLAGTRPRGKTPEEDEANERELLADPKELAEHNMLVDLGRNDIGKVSRFGSVKVERYHCIQRYSHVMHIGSTVRGELSEGKDALDAIDSILPAGTLSGAPKIRACQLINDLEDNKRGIYGGAIGYLDFTGNMDTCIAIRIAYKKNGRVFVRSGAGIVADSVPASEYQECLNKAAAVVRALEIAGEVE; encoded by the coding sequence ATGCCGAAACCAGATCTGGACGCGCTTCGCGCGCTGGCGGCGGACGGGCGGTACAACATCGCGCCGGTCACCGCGGAGCTTTTAGCGGATGTGATCACACCGGTGGGGCTTCTGAGAAAGCTCATGAATGTGTCAGACCATGTCTTCATCCTGGACAGTGCGGAGGACAAGGAGAACTGGGGACGCTACACTTTCCTCGGCTATGATCCGCGCATGGAAATCACCTGCAGCGACGGCGTGATGCGGATTGACGGCAGGGAGACGGAGACGAAGCGGCCGGAGGACTCCCTCCGCCGGATCCTCGCCTCGCGGCGGAGTCCGCGCGTCGAAGGGCTTCCCTCCTTCACCGGCGGACTGGTAGGCTATTTTTCCTATGACTATCTGAAATATCCGGAGCCGTGCCTCCGCCTCGACGCGAAGGACACGGAAGGCTTCAGGGATCTCGACCTGATGCTGTTCGACAATGTGATCGCCTTTGACCATTTCGCGCAGAAGATCATCCTGATCGTCAACATTTCGCTCACGGGAGATCTGGAGGAGGAGTACGGCCGCGCTTCCCGTAAGATCGGGGAGATGAAGGAACTGATCTTCCGCGGCGAGCCGAAGCGGGAGACCGGCGGAAAACTGAAGAGTCCCTTCCGTCCCTATTTCACGAAGGATGCGTACTGCGCGATGGTCGAGAAGGCGAAGCGCCATATCTTCGAGGGAGATATTTTCCAGATCGTCCTGTCGAACCGGCTGGAAGCGGACTTTGAAGGAAGCCTTCTCAACACCTACCGGGTTCTCCGGACGCTGAATCCTTCCCCGTACATGTTCTATTTCTCGGGCGCCTCAATGGAAGTCGCCGGCGCGTCGCCGGAGACACTGGTGAAACTTGAGGACGGCGTGCTCCATACGTTCCCGCTCGCCGGTACCCGGCCCCGCGGAAAGACGCCGGAGGAGGACGAGGCCAATGAGCGCGAGCTGCTGGCGGATCCGAAGGAACTCGCCGAGCACAACATGCTGGTGGATCTCGGCCGGAACGACATCGGCAAGGTCAGCCGCTTCGGCAGCGTGAAGGTGGAGCGCTACCACTGCATTCAGCGCTATTCCCATGTGATGCATATCGGTTCCACGGTCCGGGGCGAGCTGTCGGAGGGGAAGGACGCGCTGGACGCCATCGACTCCATCCTGCCGGCCGGGACGCTGTCCGGCGCGCCGAAGATCCGCGCCTGCCAGCTGATCAACGATCTGGAGGACAACAAGCGGGGCATCTACGGCGGGGCGATCGGCTATCTCGACTTCACAGGCAATATGGATACCTGCATCGCGATCCGGATCGCTTACAAGAAGAACGGCAGGGTCTTCGTCCGCAGCGGCGCCGGCATCGTCGCGGATTCCGTGCCGGCCAGCGAGTATCAGGAATGCCTCAACAAGGCGGCGGCCGTCGTCCGCGCGCTGGAAATAGCCGGGGAGGTGGAGTGA
- a CDS encoding anthranilate synthase component II yields the protein MILLIDNYDSFSYNLYQLVGSVTPDIRVIRNDAFTVKEIGDMQPDGLILSPGPGRPEDAGVCVDVVKQLGGRIPILGVCLGHQAICVAYGAKVSYAKHLMHGKQSDVAVDTDSLLFRGLPDHIPAARYHSLAAVESTMPDCLRITARADDGDIMAVEHRTKPVYGLQFHPESIMTPDGGVMMRHFISRCGGEN from the coding sequence ATGATTCTCCTGATCGACAACTATGACAGCTTTTCCTACAATCTGTATCAGCTCGTCGGATCCGTCACGCCGGATATCCGGGTGATCCGGAACGACGCGTTCACGGTAAAGGAGATCGGGGACATGCAGCCCGACGGCCTGATCCTTTCCCCGGGACCGGGACGTCCGGAGGACGCGGGCGTCTGCGTCGACGTGGTGAAGCAGCTCGGCGGGCGGATTCCGATTCTCGGCGTCTGCCTCGGCCATCAGGCAATCTGCGTGGCGTACGGTGCGAAGGTTTCCTACGCGAAGCACCTGATGCACGGGAAGCAGAGCGACGTCGCGGTGGATACGGACAGCCTTTTGTTCCGGGGCCTTCCGGACCACATCCCGGCGGCCCGCTATCACTCGCTGGCCGCGGTGGAGAGCACAATGCCGGACTGCCTCCGGATCACGGCACGGGCGGACGACGGTGACATTATGGCCGTCGAGCACCGGACGAAACCGGTGTACGGTCTTCAGTTCCACCCCGAGTCCATCATGACGCCGGACGGAGGCGTGATGATGCGCCATTTCATCAGCCGCTGCGGCGGAGAAAACTGA